In Humulus lupulus chromosome 6, drHumLupu1.1, whole genome shotgun sequence, a single genomic region encodes these proteins:
- the LOC133785198 gene encoding uncharacterized protein LOC133785198, with product MDNFNIMSWNVRGLNKRNKQIYVVDICKINKIGIGALLETKIKGDRVKDVMNSSFMGWDYYSSRSLEGRILLTWKASWVKVEVLNDHAQFIHCKVQKWATGQSFCLSVVYGSNQLEIRRDLWSELSAVSLPVKPWLIIGDFNSVFDSADRMGGKTISPNEFEDARKWLDLGHVEEMKLLGSYYTWSNNQDGTNRIFSKLDRVIINEDWLDTFPNVNAIANWEVVSDHCAIILKHIFVQKIGLCPFRFFNMWTSHPKFKSTVLASWNDSLALEGYGLQQISRKLHRLKFILKRFNWRTVGDIVKNYEESKLMYQQAKSKLFTDPNIIRI from the coding sequence ATGGACAATTTCAATATAAtgagttggaatgttagagggTTAAACAAGAGGAATAAGCAGatatatgttgttgatatatgcAAGATAAATAAGATAGGAATTGGGGCTCTTTTGGAAACCAAAATAAAAGGTGATCGAGTAAAGGATGTTATGAACTCTAGTTTTATGGGCTGGGATTATTACAGTAGTAGGAGCCTGGAAGGGAGAATCCTACTAACTTGGAAGGCCAGCTGGGTCAAGGTTGAAGTTCTAAATGATCATGCTCAGTTTATTCATTGTAAAGTCCAGAAATGGGCAACAGGCCAGTCATTTTGCTTATCAGTGGTTTATGGCTCTAATCAGTTGGAGATTAGGAGAGATCTGTGGTCTGAGTTGTCTGCAGTTTCCCTCCCTGTCAAACCGTGGTTAATAATAGGTGATTTTAATTCTGTATTTGATTCAGCAGACCGAATGGGGGGTAAGACAATCTCTCCTAACGAATTTGAGGATGCTCGAAAATGGCTTGATCTCGGGCATGTGGAAGAAATGAAGCTGTTGGGTTCATATTACACTTGGTCGAACAATCAAGATGGGACTAATCGCATTTTTTCCAAGTTAGATAGAGTGATTATAAATGAGGATTGGCTTGATACTTTCCCTAATGTCAATGCCATAGCTAATTGGGAGGTCGTTTCTGATCACTGTGCCATAATTTTGAAGCATATATTTGTCCAAAAGATTGGTTTATGTCCATTTCGTTTTTTCAACATGTGGACTAGTCATCCGAAATTCAAATCTACAGTTCTGGCTAGCTGGAATGATTCTTTAGCTTTGGAGGGGTATGGTTTACAGCAGATCTCAAGGAAATTGCATCGTCTAAAATTTATCTTGAAGAGATTCAATTGGAGGACTGTTGGTGATATAGTCAAGAATTATGAGGAAAGTAAGCTGATGTACCAGCAAGCTAAAAGTAAACTGTTCACTGATCCGAATATAATCAGAATCTGA
- the LOC133785197 gene encoding uncharacterized protein LOC133785197 encodes MEYKKQEAAYVSYLYQKSKVDWIRFGDENSSMFYASMKKRKVVNRIVSFVDENGRVEVDYPKVISHFTQHFHSFLGGSSVASGLIEPSVVHSGPILSLDDQTFLIKPFTYQEVKTAMFSIKAVKSLGLDGFGVGFYKSLWSVIGKEVATAMIEFFDIGCIPKALNSTILALIPKVSHPSNASEYRPIACCNTLYKCISKMLCNRLIPILPKLINQNQGAFVKNRTIAHNVLILQDLLKGYKRKRVSPRCLMKIDLSKAYDSMIGIFLRIC; translated from the coding sequence ATGGAGTACAAAAAACAAGAGGCAGCTTATGTGAGTTATTTGTATCAGAAGAGTAAGGTTGATTGGATCCGATTTGGTGATGAGAACTCTTCCATGTTCTATGCCAGTATGAAGAAAAGGAAAGTTGTTAACAGAATTGTGTCTTTTGTTGATGAAAATGGCAGAGTAGAAGTGGATTACCCAAAGGTAATTAGTCATTTTACTCaacattttcattcattcttAGGTGGATCTAGTGTAGCTTCTGGTCTTATTGAGCCCTCAGTTGTGCATTCAGGTCCTATTCTTAGCCTTGATGACCAAACTTTCCTTATAAAACCATTCACTTACCAAGAAGTCAAAACAGCCATGTTTAGCATTAAGGCAGTAAAGAGCCTTGGTCTGGATGGATTTGGTGTTGGTTTTTACAAGAGTCTTTGGTCTGTCATTGGAAAAGAAGTGGCTACAGCAATGATTGAATTCTTTGACATAGGATGCATTCCGAAGGCTTTGAATAGTACCATATTAGCTCTTATTCCTAAAGTCAGCCATCCTTCAAATGCCTCAGAATATCGTCCTATAGCTTGCTGCAATACCCTTTACAAATGTATATCTAAAATGCTCTGTAACAGGTTGATTCCTATCCTTCCTAAGTTGATTAATCAAAATCAAGGAGCTTTTGTTAAGAATAGAACTATTGCTCATAATGTTCTTATTCTTCAAGACCTTCTTAAAGGCTATAAACGGAAGCGAGTTTCTCCTCGGTGCTTAATGAAAATAGACCTCAGCAAAGCCTACGATTCTATGATTGGGATTTTCTTGAGAATCTGCTGA